One stretch of Brachyhypopomus gauderio isolate BG-103 chromosome 8, BGAUD_0.2, whole genome shotgun sequence DNA includes these proteins:
- the LOC143521486 gene encoding uncharacterized protein LOC143521486 isoform X2: MTPTTPDLFTVYKRVTCILSLLRSTTSSFVFVTLSCRWFSSHHVTKSFTVALYSSSSPLLIHPTSGESSENFWRWQVDLQDRCRLHPKKDELAKWAAEHHITHNAVNALLSVLGKHHPTLPRDARTLLGTVRSDSPSTDEASGVGGKCFL, translated from the exons ATGACACCGACTACTCCTGACCTGTTCACCGTTTACAAAA GGGTCACCTGCATTTTGTCCCTCCTCAGGTCTACCACCAGCTCCTTTGTCTTCGTCACGTTGAGCTGTAGATGGTTCAGCTCACACCATGTAACAAAGTCGTTCACCGTCGCCCTGTACTCATCTTCATCACCCCTGCTGATACATCCAACTAGTGGAGAATCATCAGAAAACTTCTGGAGGTGGCAG GTTGACTTGCAAGACAGGTGCCGCCTTCATCCAAAAAAG GATGAACTTGCGAAATGGGCAGCTGAGCACCACATTACGCACAATGCCGTAAATGCCCTGCTATCTGTCCTTGGCAAGCATCACCCAACTTTACCTAGAGATGCTAGGACACTATTAGGTACAGTGAGGTCAG attccccttccactgacgaggcgagcggagttggcggaaaatgtttcctttaa
- the LOC143521486 gene encoding uncharacterized protein LOC143521486 isoform X1 yields MTPTTPDLFTVYKRVTCILSLLRSTTSSFVFVTLSCRWFSSHHVTKSFTVALYSSSSPLLIHPTSGESSENFWRWQVDLQDRCRLHPKKDELAKWAAEHHITHNAVNALLSVLGKHHPTLPRDARTLLGTVRSGEFAIQEKAGGQYCYFGVLHSILHILQKKQEVTKHLKLQINIDGLPLFKSSPTQLWPILVTVVNLPHHEPVTIGLFCGARKPDSASEFLDDLVSEIVKLEDGFDFEGIRLCLKVSSVVCDAPARAFVKCVKGHTGYHGCEKCTQDEVYMDNRMTYPRTDMPLRTDESFKNKTDSDHHLGISPLERTSSGMVSGFPLDYKHLVY; encoded by the exons ATGACACCGACTACTCCTGACCTGTTCACCGTTTACAAAA GGGTCACCTGCATTTTGTCCCTCCTCAGGTCTACCACCAGCTCCTTTGTCTTCGTCACGTTGAGCTGTAGATGGTTCAGCTCACACCATGTAACAAAGTCGTTCACCGTCGCCCTGTACTCATCTTCATCACCCCTGCTGATACATCCAACTAGTGGAGAATCATCAGAAAACTTCTGGAGGTGGCAG GTTGACTTGCAAGACAGGTGCCGCCTTCATCCAAAAAAG GATGAACTTGCGAAATGGGCAGCTGAGCACCACATTACGCACAATGCCGTAAATGCCCTGCTATCTGTCCTTGGCAAGCATCACCCAACTTTACCTAGAGATGCTAGGACACTATTAGGTACAGTGAGGTCAGGTGAGTTTGCAATTCAGGAGAAAGCTGGTGGTCAGTACTGCTACTTTGGTGTGCTTCACTCAATCTTGCACATTCTACAAAAAAAACAAGAGGTTACCAAACATTTGAAACTTCAAATCAACATTGATGGGCTGCCACTTTTCAAAAGTTCACCAACACAACTATGGCCGATTCTTGTAACTGTTGTAAACTTACCACACCATGAGCCTGTCACAATTGGACTGTTCTGTGGTGCAAGAAAGCCTGATTCTGCAAGTGAGTTTCTGGATGACCTCGTATCAGAGATAGTTAAACTGGAAGATGGGTTTGACTTTGAGGGAATCAGGCTATGCTTAAAGGTCTCCTCTGTGGTTTGCGATGCACCGGCACGTGCTTTTGTTAAGTGTGTAAAAGGTCACACAGGGTACCATGGGTGTGAGAAATGCACACAGGACGAAGTTTACATGGACAACAGAATGACATATCCAAGAACGGACATGCCACTCAGAACCGATGAAAGTTTCAAAAATAAGACAGATTCAGATCACCACCTTGGCATTTCACCTTTAGAAAGAACATCTTCAGGAATGGTATCTGGGTTCCCTCTTGATTATAAGCACCTTGTGTATTAG
- the LOC143522234 gene encoding uncharacterized protein LOC143522234 encodes MFHGIYVINWAVRKLMSATAQVNPAPRDATRANPARHDMAARTAAARDEAGDEAGDVARDASARDAAAHAHRPRLHPVSPGPPPMVRRTPSLQLHLMTGQRQVYDPARDAAARNAARAFVALHECFDFLQYGWSPRVQRVPVMILQMRLERAAARVNPARHDIAARTAAVVRRTPSLQLHLMTAATQVNPAPRDATRANPARRDLATPDDAARATAARAAAAARAAAPPPPVNRRP; translated from the exons ATGTTTCATGGGATATACGTAATCAATTGGGCCGTGAGGAAACTGATGAGC GCCACCGCGCAGGTGAACCCGGCTCCCCGTGACGCCACGCGGGCAAACCCGGCTCGCCATGACATGGCCGCACGTACCGCCGCCGCCCGTGACGAGGCCGGTGACGAGGCCGGTGACGTGGCCCGTGACGCATCCGCACGTGACGCAGCCGCCCATGCCCACCGCCCGCGGCTGCACCCCGTGTCCCCGGGGCCGCCACCCATGGTCCGGAGGACGCCCTCGTTACAATTGCATCTGATGACC GGGCAGAGACAGGTCTATGACCCGGCCCGTGACGCAGCCGCCCGTAACGCGGCCCGTGCCTTTGTCGCCCTTCACGAATGCTTCGATTTCCTCCAGTACGGGTGGTCGCCCCGTGTCCAGAGGGTGCCGGTCATGATATTACAAATGCGTCTGGAGCGC GCCGCCGCGCGGGTGAACCCGGCTCGCCATGACATCGCTGCACGTACCGCCGCCGTGGTCCGGAGGACGCCCTCGTTACAATTGCATCTGATGACC GCCGCCACGCAGGTGAACCCGGCTCCCCGTGATGCCACGCGGGCAAACCCGGCTCGCCGTGACCTCGCCACCCCTGATGACGCTGCACGTGCCACCGCTGCACGTGCTGCCGCTGCTGCACGTGCCGCCGCT CCGCCGCCGCCCGTGAA CCGCCGCCCGTGA
- the LOC143521488 gene encoding cytokine-inducible SH2-containing protein-like translates to MLTLSVKTVRGPTNVRIEYSRGRFRLDSSSPARPRLHSFPNVPSLVQHYVGSGKGKEGAGEDESDATAPPAPPDCSVFLKLKRPLNRPQAFPSLQHLTRLAINRATKCPKMLPLPNPLLEYLQNYPFHL, encoded by the coding sequence ATGCTGACCCTGTCCGTCAAAACAGTCCGCGGACCCACCAATGTCCGCATTGAGTACAGCCGCGGGCGCTTCCGCCTGGACTCCAGCTCTCCGGCCAGGCCACGGCTCCACTCTTTCCCCAACGTGCCCAGCCTCGTGCAGCACTATGTGGGCTCCGGGAAGGGCAAGGAGGGGGCGGGCGAGGACGAGAGCGACGCCACGGCCCCACCGGCGCCTCCGGACTGCAGCGTATTTCTCAAGCTCAAACGCCCACTGAACAGGCCTCAAGCCTTTCCCTCCTTACAGCATCTTACACGACTGGCCATCAACAGAGCCACCAAGTGCCCCAAAATGCTGCCTCTACCAAACCCACTCCTCGAGTATCTGCAGAACTACCCTTTCCATCTGTGA
- the LOC143521485 gene encoding MTRF1L release factor glutamine methyltransferase-like, whose translation MCPKMNGILKLAINQLRREITKQEALVKLSCRAVGGAVVPRADDGVTGEEAVSLWSQHFLQHGVSEPLLSSHYIIAHVLGNKTLECVERRRLKETLTDKERESVWRLCSRRLTRMPVQYVIEEWDFRDLTLKMRPPVFIPRPETEELVGLVLEHLQSEQMKAGGEAAVLEVGCGSGAITLSLLHAAPQLKAIALDRSHEAVCLTEENANRLGLQDRLEVRKLDIMSDAGLMVRDYSPVDVLVSNPPYLFTEDMTSLEAEILRFEDHSALDGGLDGMSIIRQILAVAPQLLTTDGRVFLEVDPRHPPLIKSLVEEQIEGLQYVGTSYDLTTRPRFCVLKKNTR comes from the exons ATGTGCCCGAAAATGAATGGCATTCTTAAACTTGCTATAAATCAACTAAGAAGGGAAATTACCAAGCAAGAG GCTTTGGTCAAATTATCCTGTCGAGCTGTAGGTGGCGCTGTTGTCCCTCGTGCAGACGACGGTGTTACAGGAGAGGAGGCAGTGAGTCTGTGGTCTCAGCACTTCCTGCAGCATGGAGTCTCTGAGCCTCTCCTCTCCAGTCACTACATCATCGCTCATGTACTTGGAAATAAAACA ctggagtgtgtggagagaagaAGACTGAAGGAAACTCTGACtgataaggagagagagagtgtttggaGATTATGTTCCAGACGTCTCACGAG AATGCCTGTACAGTACGTGATTGAGGAGTGGGACTTCAGGGACCTGACTCTGAAGATGAGACCTCCAGTGTTCATCCCACGTCCCGAGACAGAG GAGCTGGTTGGCTTGGTCCTGGAACATCTCCAGTCAGAGCAGATGAAGGCGGGGGGGGAGGCTGCTGTCCTGGAGGTGGGCTGTGGGTCAGGTGCCATCACTCTGAGTCTGCTCCACGCTGCCCCTCAG CTCAAGGCCATTGCGTTGGACAGAAGTCATGAAGCAGTGTGTTTAACAGAAGAAAATGCGAACAG ATTGGGTCttcaggacagactggaagtTCGTAAATTAGATATTATGAGTG ATGCGGGGTTGATGGTGAGGGACTACAGTCCTGTTGACGTGCTTGTTAGTAATCCACCCTACCTGTTCACTGAGGATATGACGTCTCTGGAAGCAGAGATACTTAG GTTTGAAGACCACTCAGCGTTGGACGGTGGTTTGGATGGAATGTCAATAATCAGACAGATTCTAGCTGTAGCACCACAACTCCTAACCACTGATGG TCGGGTGTTTTTGGAGGTAGACCCACGCCATCCCCCTCTCATAAAGAGCCTTGTAGAGGAACAGATAGAAGGACTGCAGTATGTGGGAACAAGCTATGATCTTACCACCAG gCCACGGTTCTGTGTCCTAAAGAAGAATACTAGGTAG
- the LOC143521486 gene encoding uncharacterized protein LOC143521486 isoform X3: MTPTTPDLFTVYKRVTCILSLLRSTTSSFVFVTLSCRWFSSHHVTKSFTVALYSSSSPLLIHPTSGESSENFWRWQVDLQDRCRLHPKKIPLPLTRRAELAENVSFNRAFLGVLGELVNTMQDRRQ; the protein is encoded by the exons ATGACACCGACTACTCCTGACCTGTTCACCGTTTACAAAA GGGTCACCTGCATTTTGTCCCTCCTCAGGTCTACCACCAGCTCCTTTGTCTTCGTCACGTTGAGCTGTAGATGGTTCAGCTCACACCATGTAACAAAGTCGTTCACCGTCGCCCTGTACTCATCTTCATCACCCCTGCTGATACATCCAACTAGTGGAGAATCATCAGAAAACTTCTGGAGGTGGCAG GTTGACTTGCAAGACAGGTGCCGCCTTCATCCAAAAAAG attccccttccactgacgaggcgagcggagttggcggaaaatgtttcctttaaccgggctttcctcggggtgcttggcgaacttgtgaacaccatgcaagacagacgccagtaa